One Malania oleifera isolate guangnan ecotype guangnan chromosome 10, ASM2987363v1, whole genome shotgun sequence genomic region harbors:
- the LOC131166908 gene encoding homeobox-leucine zipper protein HAT4 isoform X4 has product MGTEQKEDGMELSLSLSLAMGSLRPQITHKHKSPNWNHLLFHSPPEIGKNDTGVRPRGIDVNRSPPPPPAVGNADDDAGVSSPKSTVSSISAKRGEREETEAERASSSPALFVVDGEDDGGGDGGGEEAVKKKLRLTKEQAAVLEDTFKEHNTLNARQKSALAKQLNLRARQVEVWFQNRRARTKLKQTEVDCEYLRKCCYNLTEENRRLQKEVQQLRAIKLSPSSLYNCIHLPPTTLSMCPSCERLSLSSSSSSLSSPAAAAASADLTRRHHHHLAGPHHYSRPVPIRSWEPAPAPGMQRLLPLDAPGPRS; this is encoded by the exons ATGGGTACTGAGCAGAAGGAGGATGGAATGGAGCTGAGCTTGAGCTTGAGCTTGGCCATGGGATCATTGAGGCCGCAGATTACCCATAAACACAAATCACCCAATTGGAACCACCTACTGTTTCATTCACCTCCAG AGATCGGGAAGAACGATACGGGAGTGCGCCCTCGGGGGATCGACGTGAACCGgtcgccgccgccgccgccggcGGTGGGCAATGCCGACGACGACGCGGGTGTGTCGTCGCCGAAGAGCACGGTGTCGAGCATCAGCGCGAAGAGGGGCGAGAGGGAGGAGACGGAAGCCGAGAGGGCCTCGAGTTCCCCCGCATTATTCGTCGTGGACGGCGAGGACGACGGCGGAGGCGACGGCGGCGGAGAGGAGGCGGTGAAGAAGAAGCTGAGGCTGACGAAGGAGCAGGCGGCGGTGCTGGAGGATACGTTCAAGGAGCACAACACACTGAACGCG AGGCAAAAGTCGGCTTTGGCGAAACAGTTGAATCTGAGGGCCAGACAGGTGGAGGTTTGGTTTCAGAATAGGAGGGCAAG GACGAAGCTGAAGCAAACGGAGGTAGACTGCGAGTACTTGAGGAAATGCTGCTACAATCTGACGGAGGAGAACCGCCGGCTGCAGAAGGAGGTGCAGCAGCTGCGCGCCATCAAACTCTCCCCCTCCTCCCTTTACAACTGCATCCACCTTCCCCCCACCACCCTCTCCATGTGTCCTTCCTGcgagcgcctctctctctcctcctcctcctcctctttgTCTTCCCCGGCCGCCGCCGCCGCCTCCGCTGATCTCACTCGCCGCCACCACCACCACCTGGCGGGTCCACACCACTATAGCCGCCCAGTTCCCATCAGATCATGGGAGCCGGCGCCGGCCCCGGGAATGCAGCGTCTTCTGCCGCTCGACGCTCCCGGTCCTCGATCGTGA
- the LOC131166908 gene encoding homeobox-leucine zipper protein HAT4 isoform X1 — protein sequence MGTEQKEDGMELSLSLSLAMGSLRPQITHKHKSPNWNHLLFHSPPVTEIGKNDTGVRPRGIDVNRSPPPPPAVGNADDDAGVSSPKSTVSSISAKRGEREETEAERASSSPALFVVDGEDDGGGDGGGEEAVKKKLRLTKEQAAVLEDTFKEHNTLNARQKSALAKQLNLRARQVEVWFQNRRARFKDATGCRTKLKQTEVDCEYLRKCCYNLTEENRRLQKEVQQLRAIKLSPSSLYNCIHLPPTTLSMCPSCERLSLSSSSSSLSSPAAAAASADLTRRHHHHLAGPHHYSRPVPIRSWEPAPAPGMQRLLPLDAPGPRS from the exons ATGGGTACTGAGCAGAAGGAGGATGGAATGGAGCTGAGCTTGAGCTTGAGCTTGGCCATGGGATCATTGAGGCCGCAGATTACCCATAAACACAAATCACCCAATTGGAACCACCTACTGTTTCATTCACCTCCAG TTACAGAGATCGGGAAGAACGATACGGGAGTGCGCCCTCGGGGGATCGACGTGAACCGgtcgccgccgccgccgccggcGGTGGGCAATGCCGACGACGACGCGGGTGTGTCGTCGCCGAAGAGCACGGTGTCGAGCATCAGCGCGAAGAGGGGCGAGAGGGAGGAGACGGAAGCCGAGAGGGCCTCGAGTTCCCCCGCATTATTCGTCGTGGACGGCGAGGACGACGGCGGAGGCGACGGCGGCGGAGAGGAGGCGGTGAAGAAGAAGCTGAGGCTGACGAAGGAGCAGGCGGCGGTGCTGGAGGATACGTTCAAGGAGCACAACACACTGAACGCG AGGCAAAAGTCGGCTTTGGCGAAACAGTTGAATCTGAGGGCCAGACAGGTGGAGGTTTGGTTTCAGAATAGGAGGGCAAG gtttAAGGATGCGACGGGGTGCAGGACGAAGCTGAAGCAAACGGAGGTAGACTGCGAGTACTTGAGGAAATGCTGCTACAATCTGACGGAGGAGAACCGCCGGCTGCAGAAGGAGGTGCAGCAGCTGCGCGCCATCAAACTCTCCCCCTCCTCCCTTTACAACTGCATCCACCTTCCCCCCACCACCCTCTCCATGTGTCCTTCCTGcgagcgcctctctctctcctcctcctcctcctctttgTCTTCCCCGGCCGCCGCCGCCGCCTCCGCTGATCTCACTCGCCGCCACCACCACCACCTGGCGGGTCCACACCACTATAGCCGCCCAGTTCCCATCAGATCATGGGAGCCGGCGCCGGCCCCGGGAATGCAGCGTCTTCTGCCGCTCGACGCTCCCGGTCCTCGATCGTGA
- the LOC131166908 gene encoding homeobox-leucine zipper protein HAT4 isoform X3 has product MGTEQKEDGMELSLSLSLAMGSLRPQITHKHKSPNWNHLLFHSPPVTEIGKNDTGVRPRGIDVNRSPPPPPAVGNADDDAGVSSPKSTVSSISAKRGEREETEAERASSSPALFVVDGEDDGGGDGGGEEAVKKKLRLTKEQAAVLEDTFKEHNTLNARQKSALAKQLNLRARQVEVWFQNRRARTKLKQTEVDCEYLRKCCYNLTEENRRLQKEVQQLRAIKLSPSSLYNCIHLPPTTLSMCPSCERLSLSSSSSSLSSPAAAAASADLTRRHHHHLAGPHHYSRPVPIRSWEPAPAPGMQRLLPLDAPGPRS; this is encoded by the exons ATGGGTACTGAGCAGAAGGAGGATGGAATGGAGCTGAGCTTGAGCTTGAGCTTGGCCATGGGATCATTGAGGCCGCAGATTACCCATAAACACAAATCACCCAATTGGAACCACCTACTGTTTCATTCACCTCCAG TTACAGAGATCGGGAAGAACGATACGGGAGTGCGCCCTCGGGGGATCGACGTGAACCGgtcgccgccgccgccgccggcGGTGGGCAATGCCGACGACGACGCGGGTGTGTCGTCGCCGAAGAGCACGGTGTCGAGCATCAGCGCGAAGAGGGGCGAGAGGGAGGAGACGGAAGCCGAGAGGGCCTCGAGTTCCCCCGCATTATTCGTCGTGGACGGCGAGGACGACGGCGGAGGCGACGGCGGCGGAGAGGAGGCGGTGAAGAAGAAGCTGAGGCTGACGAAGGAGCAGGCGGCGGTGCTGGAGGATACGTTCAAGGAGCACAACACACTGAACGCG AGGCAAAAGTCGGCTTTGGCGAAACAGTTGAATCTGAGGGCCAGACAGGTGGAGGTTTGGTTTCAGAATAGGAGGGCAAG GACGAAGCTGAAGCAAACGGAGGTAGACTGCGAGTACTTGAGGAAATGCTGCTACAATCTGACGGAGGAGAACCGCCGGCTGCAGAAGGAGGTGCAGCAGCTGCGCGCCATCAAACTCTCCCCCTCCTCCCTTTACAACTGCATCCACCTTCCCCCCACCACCCTCTCCATGTGTCCTTCCTGcgagcgcctctctctctcctcctcctcctcctctttgTCTTCCCCGGCCGCCGCCGCCGCCTCCGCTGATCTCACTCGCCGCCACCACCACCACCTGGCGGGTCCACACCACTATAGCCGCCCAGTTCCCATCAGATCATGGGAGCCGGCGCCGGCCCCGGGAATGCAGCGTCTTCTGCCGCTCGACGCTCCCGGTCCTCGATCGTGA
- the LOC131166908 gene encoding homeobox-leucine zipper protein HAT4 isoform X2: MGTEQKEDGMELSLSLSLAMGSLRPQITHKHKSPNWNHLLFHSPPEIGKNDTGVRPRGIDVNRSPPPPPAVGNADDDAGVSSPKSTVSSISAKRGEREETEAERASSSPALFVVDGEDDGGGDGGGEEAVKKKLRLTKEQAAVLEDTFKEHNTLNARQKSALAKQLNLRARQVEVWFQNRRARFKDATGCRTKLKQTEVDCEYLRKCCYNLTEENRRLQKEVQQLRAIKLSPSSLYNCIHLPPTTLSMCPSCERLSLSSSSSSLSSPAAAAASADLTRRHHHHLAGPHHYSRPVPIRSWEPAPAPGMQRLLPLDAPGPRS; this comes from the exons ATGGGTACTGAGCAGAAGGAGGATGGAATGGAGCTGAGCTTGAGCTTGAGCTTGGCCATGGGATCATTGAGGCCGCAGATTACCCATAAACACAAATCACCCAATTGGAACCACCTACTGTTTCATTCACCTCCAG AGATCGGGAAGAACGATACGGGAGTGCGCCCTCGGGGGATCGACGTGAACCGgtcgccgccgccgccgccggcGGTGGGCAATGCCGACGACGACGCGGGTGTGTCGTCGCCGAAGAGCACGGTGTCGAGCATCAGCGCGAAGAGGGGCGAGAGGGAGGAGACGGAAGCCGAGAGGGCCTCGAGTTCCCCCGCATTATTCGTCGTGGACGGCGAGGACGACGGCGGAGGCGACGGCGGCGGAGAGGAGGCGGTGAAGAAGAAGCTGAGGCTGACGAAGGAGCAGGCGGCGGTGCTGGAGGATACGTTCAAGGAGCACAACACACTGAACGCG AGGCAAAAGTCGGCTTTGGCGAAACAGTTGAATCTGAGGGCCAGACAGGTGGAGGTTTGGTTTCAGAATAGGAGGGCAAG gtttAAGGATGCGACGGGGTGCAGGACGAAGCTGAAGCAAACGGAGGTAGACTGCGAGTACTTGAGGAAATGCTGCTACAATCTGACGGAGGAGAACCGCCGGCTGCAGAAGGAGGTGCAGCAGCTGCGCGCCATCAAACTCTCCCCCTCCTCCCTTTACAACTGCATCCACCTTCCCCCCACCACCCTCTCCATGTGTCCTTCCTGcgagcgcctctctctctcctcctcctcctcctctttgTCTTCCCCGGCCGCCGCCGCCGCCTCCGCTGATCTCACTCGCCGCCACCACCACCACCTGGCGGGTCCACACCACTATAGCCGCCCAGTTCCCATCAGATCATGGGAGCCGGCGCCGGCCCCGGGAATGCAGCGTCTTCTGCCGCTCGACGCTCCCGGTCCTCGATCGTGA